A genomic window from Dama dama isolate Ldn47 chromosome 6, ASM3311817v1, whole genome shotgun sequence includes:
- the STBD1 gene encoding starch-binding domain-containing protein 1, translated as MGAVWSALLVGGGLAGALFVWLLRDSGKEGNAEQRKDAPPREAEAPGGDQGGGGGGLSPGPSAKPEHLQESNGCLVSETKGPGDLPGAAWRQQSPSGEAGNPDSSRAHVPSGPFPGTESLTTSETGNSRSYSDVSRHESLGSPMGEWGLQKGPETPSKAVPCLAEKFPSSNLLLGRGKEVNPAHLDCQTRADHEDWEMVSRHSSWGDAGLGDGLGSPVLSAKQGKNWERSMLVEAKGQKECHQVSVRFQVHYITSAGVQFIAVTGDHESLGRWNAYIPLQCNRDGFWSRSVSLPADTVVEWKFVVVENGEVARWEECSNRFLETGHEDKVVHRWWGIH; from the exons ATGGGCGCCGTCTGGTCCGCCCTGCTGGTCGGAGGGGGTCTGGCCGGAGCACTTTTCGTTTGGCTGCTTCGGGACTCGGGAAAGGAGGGGAATGCGGAGCAGAGGAAGGACGCCCCCCCAAGGGAGGCTGAGGCTCCGGGAGGAGATcagggcggtggcggcggcggacTGAGCCCCGGACCTTCTGCCAAACCAG agcaTCTTCAAGAAAGCAATGGATGTTTGGTTTCTGAGACCAAAGGTCCCGGTGACCTGCCCGGAGCAGCATGGAGACAGCAGAGTCCTTCTGGAGAAGCTGGTAACCCTGATAGTTCAAGAGCACATGTTCCCTCTGGCCCGTTTCCAGGCACAGAATCTCTAACTACCTCTGAGACTGGTAACTCTAGAAGTTACTCTGACGTTTCAAGACACGAAAGCCTTGGATCTCCAATGGGAGAATGGGGATTGCAAAAAGGCCCAGAGAcaccttccaaagcagttccATGTTTGGCAGAAAAGTTTCCCTCTAGCAACCTGCTCCTGGGCAGAGGGAAAGAAGTGAACCCTGCACATCTGGACTGTCAGACTCGGGCTGACCACGAGGACTGGGAGATGGTGTCCCGGCACTCATCCTGGGGAGATGCTGGTTTGGGTGACGGTCTTGGTTCTCCAGTGTTAAGCGCTAAGCAGGGAAAGAATTGGGAGAGAAGCATGCTGGTGGAAGCAAAAGGTCAGAAAGAGTGTCATCAGGTTAGTGTCAGGTTCCAGGTCCATTATATCACAAGTGCTGGCGTGCAGTTCATCGCTGTAACTGGAGACCACGAGAGTCTTGGGAGATGGAACGCTTACATCCCGCTCCAGTGTAACAGGGATGGGTTCTGGTCTCGGTCTGTGTCCCTGCCGGCAGACACGGTGGTGGAGTGGAAGTTTGTGGTGGTAGAGAACGGAGAAGTTGCTCGTTGGGAAGAATGCAGCAATAGATTCTTAGAGACTGGTCATGAGGATAAAGTGGTTCACAGGTGGTGGGGGATTCACTGA